The Methanoculleus marisnigri JR1 genome window below encodes:
- a CDS encoding B3/B4 domain-containing protein, with product MHKEILATFPGLSVAEGDVGRLSVQEKSPALNALKDETVRLARERYTLERVKDEPLFRAYRDFFWRVGVDPTKTRPASEALVRRILGGKMLPAINTAVDAYNLASIRTGIPIAAFDADTLGGELVMRFAEEGEAFLGIGMAAPVTLHTNQVILADEDAIVAVYPYRDSDATKITLATTTVHIVACGVPEIEREKVCSAYDLAAAYLQEYASVRG from the coding sequence ATGCATAAGGAGATTCTCGCCACATTCCCCGGCCTCTCGGTTGCAGAAGGCGATGTCGGGCGGCTGTCGGTTCAGGAGAAGAGTCCGGCCCTAAATGCCCTGAAAGACGAGACCGTCCGTCTGGCAAGAGAACGGTATACGCTCGAGCGGGTCAAGGATGAACCCCTTTTCAGGGCGTACAGGGACTTCTTCTGGAGGGTGGGCGTCGATCCGACCAAGACGCGGCCCGCCTCGGAAGCGCTTGTCCGAAGGATCCTGGGCGGGAAGATGCTCCCGGCGATCAACACCGCGGTGGATGCCTATAATCTGGCCTCAATTCGCACCGGAATCCCCATTGCGGCGTTCGACGCCGATACCCTGGGCGGGGAGCTCGTTATGAGGTTTGCAGAAGAGGGGGAAGCGTTCCTCGGCATCGGGATGGCCGCACCCGTCACGCTCCATACGAACCAGGTTATCCTGGCGGATGAGGATGCGATCGTCGCCGTCTACCCGTACCGCGACTCGGATGCGACAAAGATCACCCTCGCCACAACGACGGTGCACATCGTGGCATGCGGCGTGCCGGAGATTGAGCGGGAGAAGGTGTGTTCGGCATACGACCTGGCTGCTGCATACCTTCAGGAATACGCTTCAGTCCGGGGATGA
- a CDS encoding VOC family protein, which produces MKIILTRVFVDDQERALNFYTETLGFVKKSDISAEGYRWLTVVSPDDPNGTELLLELNDNPVVRAYQKGIFEQELPAASFGVEDTHAEYERLKAQGVKFTMEPTEVVDRVIIAVFDDTCGNLIQIQTLEK; this is translated from the coding sequence ATGAAGATCATACTGACCAGGGTATTTGTCGACGACCAGGAGAGGGCTCTGAACTTCTACACCGAAACACTGGGCTTTGTGAAGAAGAGCGACATTTCTGCCGAAGGCTACCGGTGGCTTACCGTCGTCTCCCCCGACGACCCGAACGGAACCGAGCTGCTGCTCGAGCTGAACGATAACCCGGTAGTCCGGGCATACCAGAAAGGGATATTCGAACAGGAGCTCCCCGCCGCGTCCTTTGGTGTCGAAGACACCCATGCGGAATACGAGAGGCTGAAAGCACAGGGCGTGAAGTTCACGATGGAGCCGACGGAAGTTGTCGACCGGGTGATCATAGCGGTCTTCGACGACACCTGCGGCAATCTCATCCAGATCCAGACGCTGGAAAAATAA
- a CDS encoding ATP-binding protein gives MLPVGSPATGDDFIDRERETAFILDTIEKDHVMLVAPRRFGKTSIMRKIERDLASRHKPCVFLEVESVNSPGEFITDLVTALVECGGANHKTRIFSALEKAFARLQESVDEIETPVFRAKLRSRLRAEFSDDWLEKARKLDTIFAEIDRPVCIILDEFPVAIQNMEADDARTFLHWFRRLRQVSAGVRFIVGGSVSIDHVVYGVGGTPVINDFRRIGIGGFEEDVALSVVERVFQDEGWEYSPETGRAVLDCVGDPCIPYFLMIVLSGLKEEIEISGGAPSPALVDRVYNKRILGSEGRHYFEHYSRRLRITYSDQEAKAARAILSRVSAAESLPAAIAYDIFRRSTASESEDAFLALLAQLNHDFYVAMDTPGELRFYSKMLRDWWRIYHAGTG, from the coding sequence ATGTTGCCTGTAGGAAGTCCCGCAACGGGAGACGACTTCATCGACCGCGAGCGCGAGACCGCGTTCATCCTGGACACGATCGAGAAAGACCACGTCATGCTCGTCGCCCCCCGGCGGTTCGGCAAGACCTCGATCATGCGAAAGATCGAAAGAGACCTCGCGAGCAGACACAAGCCGTGCGTCTTCCTCGAGGTCGAGAGCGTCAACTCGCCGGGAGAGTTCATCACCGATCTCGTTACGGCGCTCGTCGAGTGCGGGGGAGCAAACCACAAGACCCGGATCTTCTCGGCGCTCGAGAAGGCGTTCGCCCGGCTGCAGGAGAGCGTCGACGAGATTGAGACCCCGGTCTTCAGGGCAAAACTCCGCAGCCGTCTCCGGGCGGAGTTCTCGGACGACTGGCTCGAGAAGGCGAGGAAACTGGATACGATCTTTGCAGAGATCGACCGCCCGGTCTGCATCATCCTCGACGAGTTCCCGGTTGCGATACAGAACATGGAGGCCGACGACGCGAGAACGTTCCTGCACTGGTTCCGGCGGCTGCGCCAGGTTTCGGCAGGGGTGAGGTTCATCGTCGGGGGCTCGGTCAGCATCGACCACGTCGTCTACGGCGTCGGCGGAACCCCGGTCATCAACGACTTCCGGAGGATCGGCATCGGCGGGTTCGAGGAGGACGTCGCCCTGTCCGTCGTCGAACGTGTTTTTCAGGATGAAGGGTGGGAGTATTCCCCGGAGACCGGGCGGGCCGTCCTCGATTGCGTGGGCGACCCCTGCATCCCCTACTTCCTCATGATCGTCCTCTCCGGCCTGAAGGAGGAGATCGAGATCTCCGGCGGCGCTCCCTCCCCGGCGCTGGTCGATCGGGTTTACAACAAACGAATCCTCGGCAGCGAGGGGCGCCACTACTTCGAGCACTACTCGCGCCGTCTCCGGATCACCTACTCCGATCAGGAAGCAAAAGCCGCACGCGCCATCTTGAGCCGGGTGAGCGCCGCAGAATCCCTGCCCGCGGCCATCGCCTACGATATCTTCAGGCGGAGCACCGCATCGGAGAGCGAAGATGCGTTTTTGGCGCTGCTGGCGCAGTTGAACCACGATTTTTACGTCGCCATGGATACCCCCGGCGAGCTGCGGTTCTACTCGAAGATGCTCCGGGACTGGTGGAGGATCTACCATGCCGGCACCGGGTAA
- a CDS encoding AAA family ATPase — MPAPGNAAVYRYFPGALDNETLQYLLVGRENLLGEMLEDLDRASRSGTPRFFLLVGSRGAGKSHLLSLLYHRVRDELPGRIIPVKLAEEEYSIFRASDFFLRVLEEMGIETSTITALDDDPLVRDAAVDTLAEAAAGRQIAVFVDNVHELFNQMDKGEIRALRSVFQRTDLFSMVASAPSLFPGVADHDEPFYNFFRVFHLRGLEIAEAKELMKRVARLDGNTAFVENFPDYEPGIEGLLHLAGGSPRLAVQAYEAVSRCGTGCMAAVFFRMTDEQTPYYREVFGRLPGQRRLIFDTVLSADTPLTPKDIAERARLNPATVTAQLRRLEADGYVVSRPMRKRTSYEVRDRLFWFWRAMRRPAGRDRVGALIEFLEAWHGREPSYAAVTRAQMARLSLDRAREELLSGNEANGLSLIDEAYGHAEDLDPGTVRRITAGFLKGIISEGRVGVIKSAVRGIVAFGGAGFERFLKPVADAVAIVEANDTRLYYLKLQPEERAVVAGIVRGITKSEELVPGLQARLSA, encoded by the coding sequence ATGCCGGCACCGGGTAACGCAGCCGTCTACCGCTACTTCCCCGGGGCGCTGGATAACGAGACGCTCCAATACCTCCTCGTCGGCCGGGAGAACCTCCTCGGGGAGATGCTGGAAGACCTGGACCGGGCGTCCCGGAGCGGAACGCCGCGGTTCTTCCTCCTGGTCGGCTCCCGCGGCGCCGGCAAATCCCACCTGCTGAGCCTGCTCTACCACCGGGTCCGCGACGAGCTCCCCGGGCGAATCATCCCCGTGAAGCTCGCGGAGGAGGAGTACTCGATATTCAGGGCGTCCGACTTCTTCCTCCGGGTGCTCGAGGAGATGGGGATCGAGACTTCAACGATCACCGCGCTCGACGACGACCCCCTGGTCCGGGACGCCGCGGTCGATACCCTCGCTGAAGCGGCCGCTGGAAGACAGATCGCGGTGTTCGTCGATAACGTGCACGAACTCTTCAACCAGATGGATAAGGGCGAGATCCGGGCGCTGCGGTCGGTATTCCAGCGGACGGATCTCTTCTCGATGGTCGCGTCGGCACCGTCGCTCTTCCCCGGGGTTGCGGACCACGACGAGCCGTTCTACAACTTCTTCCGGGTCTTTCACCTCCGGGGACTCGAAATTGCCGAAGCGAAGGAACTCATGAAGAGGGTCGCACGGCTGGACGGCAACACCGCGTTCGTCGAGAACTTCCCCGATTACGAGCCCGGCATCGAGGGGCTGCTGCACCTCGCCGGCGGCAGCCCGCGGCTGGCCGTCCAGGCGTATGAGGCCGTCTCTCGATGCGGAACCGGGTGTATGGCGGCGGTCTTCTTCAGGATGACGGACGAGCAGACGCCCTACTACCGGGAGGTGTTCGGGAGGCTTCCCGGGCAGCGGAGGCTCATCTTCGATACCGTCCTCAGCGCGGATACCCCCCTTACGCCGAAGGATATCGCGGAGCGTGCCCGGCTGAACCCGGCGACGGTGACCGCGCAGCTCCGGAGGCTGGAGGCGGACGGCTACGTCGTCTCCCGCCCGATGAGGAAGAGGACGTCGTACGAGGTCCGGGATCGCCTCTTCTGGTTCTGGCGGGCGATGCGCAGACCGGCCGGCCGGGACCGCGTGGGTGCTCTCATCGAGTTCCTGGAGGCCTGGCACGGGCGGGAGCCGTCGTATGCCGCCGTGACGCGGGCGCAAATGGCGCGGCTTTCGCTCGATCGCGCACGGGAGGAACTCCTGAGCGGAAACGAGGCGAACGGCCTCTCCCTGATAGATGAGGCATACGGGCACGCGGAAGACCTGGACCCGGGCACGGTGCGGCGGATCACGGCGGGTTTCCTGAAAGGGATTATCAGTGAGGGGCGGGTCGGCGTGATCAAAAGCGCCGTTCGCGGGATCGTCGCGTTCGGGGGCGCCGGGTTCGAGCGGTTCCTAAAACCGGTCGCGGACGCCGTGGCAATCGTCGAAGCGAACGACACGCGGCTGTATTACTTAAAGTTGCAGCCGGAAGAGAGAGCGGTCGTCGCCGGGATCGTCCGGGGGATCACGAAGTCGGAGGAGCTGGTGCCGGGGCTCCAGGCCCGGTTGTCGGCGTGA
- a CDS encoding class I SAM-dependent methyltransferase encodes MDLFDSVYHGTPPWEIGRPQKAFVELARAGEVTGSVLDVGCGTGDHVLFFAEEGHEVLGIDTAALAIRKAEEKAAGRGLQAQFLVRDALDLSGLERTFDTVIDSGFFHTLSDEDRPVFVDNLAAVLAPGGRYFMLCFGDQNPGEYPLPRRIAEGEIRDAFRDGWRINYIRPAIFENSIQPEGHHAWLASMTRSGE; translated from the coding sequence ATGGATCTCTTCGACTCGGTCTACCACGGCACGCCCCCCTGGGAGATCGGCCGGCCCCAGAAGGCGTTCGTCGAGCTTGCCCGGGCGGGAGAGGTTACCGGCTCCGTCCTGGACGTGGGGTGCGGAACGGGGGACCATGTCCTCTTTTTTGCGGAGGAAGGGCATGAGGTGCTCGGGATCGACACCGCCGCTCTTGCGATCCGCAAAGCCGAAGAGAAGGCTGCCGGAAGAGGGCTGCAGGCGCAGTTTCTCGTCCGGGACGCACTGGACCTCTCCGGGCTTGAGCGGACGTTCGACACCGTCATCGACTCCGGGTTTTTTCATACCCTCTCCGACGAAGACCGGCCGGTCTTCGTGGATAACCTCGCGGCCGTTCTCGCGCCCGGCGGGAGGTACTTCATGCTCTGCTTTGGCGACCAGAATCCCGGCGAATACCCTCTGCCGAGAAGGATCGCGGAGGGAGAGATACGGGATGCCTTCCGGGACGGGTGGCGGATCAACTACATCCGCCCGGCGATCTTCGAGAACAGCATCCAGCCCGAAGGACACCATGCCTGGCTCGCGTCGATGACCCGGTCCGGGGAATGA
- a CDS encoding GNAT family N-acetyltransferase, whose amino-acid sequence MEDIPLRRFLPGDIEDVSRLVVETIEVSYAKSYPREAIDYFLEYHTVEQILLDATRGCTFVLAPGGRIAGTGTLLGTTIKRVFVHPSRQRRGYGALLMHALESEAIRRGIGRVDLSASLPSKRFYDLLGYATECEDYIPVRNGKRLDYYTMVKALGEGR is encoded by the coding sequence ATGGAGGATATTCCGCTCCGGAGGTTCCTTCCTGGGGACATCGAGGACGTGAGCAGGCTCGTCGTCGAGACGATAGAAGTTTCGTATGCAAAAAGCTACCCGCGGGAAGCGATAGATTACTTCCTCGAGTACCATACCGTGGAGCAGATCCTTCTGGATGCAACCCGGGGCTGCACCTTTGTCCTCGCACCCGGCGGCCGGATCGCCGGCACCGGAACCCTGCTCGGCACGACGATCAAACGGGTCTTCGTGCACCCTTCCCGCCAGCGCAGGGGATACGGCGCCCTCCTGATGCATGCCCTGGAGAGCGAGGCGATCCGCCGCGGCATCGGGAGAGTCGATCTCTCCGCTTCGCTGCCGTCGAAACGGTTCTATGACCTGCTCGGGTACGCGACGGAATGCGAGGATTACATCCCCGTCAGAAACGGGAAAAGGCTGGACTACTACACGATGGTCAAGGCCCTGGGAGAAGGCCGGTAG
- a CDS encoding DUF4405 domain-containing protein translates to MKQIAINALVDIGCLITFIPSVISGLVLYLVLPSGGGRGSGWELFLDIPRSQWVVMHDNSSLVFAALIIVHLLLHWKFFRHIDRYLTRDTTNNTQSEGGQ, encoded by the coding sequence ATGAAGCAGATCGCCATCAACGCGCTCGTCGACATCGGATGCCTGATCACGTTCATTCCCTCGGTCATTTCGGGACTCGTGCTCTATCTTGTCCTGCCTTCCGGAGGCGGGCGGGGCAGCGGATGGGAACTGTTCCTCGACATCCCCCGCAGCCAGTGGGTTGTCATGCACGACAACTCGAGTCTCGTGTTTGCCGCCCTGATAATCGTCCACCTGCTCCTGCACTGGAAGTTCTTCCGGCATATCGACAGGTATCTCACCCGGGATACGACGAACAATACGCAATCGGAAGGCGGCCAATAG
- a CDS encoding ACT domain-containing protein produces MIKTSWQDFAITGITVLFAVMLLPQLRDVLSRGAVLNLFTALFTSILGYSMALVFATLGLWISMVGQGLVATVWMLLACFSLRNVRNRMFPQESLASVALDFFTVWVQGVAFTVSGGVKEIFSRISRE; encoded by the coding sequence GTGATCAAAACGAGCTGGCAGGATTTTGCAATTACCGGCATCACGGTACTCTTCGCGGTCATGCTCCTGCCGCAGCTCCGCGACGTGCTGTCGCGCGGCGCCGTGCTGAACTTATTCACGGCGCTCTTCACGAGCATCCTCGGTTACAGCATGGCGCTGGTCTTCGCCACCCTCGGGCTCTGGATCTCGATGGTCGGCCAGGGGCTCGTTGCGACCGTGTGGATGCTGCTCGCATGCTTTTCGCTGCGGAACGTGCGTAACCGCATGTTCCCGCAAGAGTCGCTCGCATCCGTCGCCCTGGATTTCTTTACGGTCTGGGTGCAGGGCGTGGCCTTCACCGTTTCGGGCGGCGTGAAGGAGATATTCTCGCGGATCAGCCGGGAATGA
- a CDS encoding acetoacetate decarboxylase family protein: MFRPQDDFTYLMPVHFGGGKFDPETLVTQKATALSLSFETERDLLENYIPEGFELLAPEVQVAFNKFTEINWLHGGQYNLINVAAPVRFHGKKDELDGAYTLVVWENKTAPILGGREQTGIPKIYADIEDLHIVRPHFATTVSYEGNTFLNMDFEATGSITGRDLDALKSQFLTMNTLGWRYIPKVGAPGAELSQFVLYPQGMEVETAEVGKGSLKWTELTPMQSPAQYYIVNSLASLPIKRVTQAVLVEGRAILRAMGARVIE, encoded by the coding sequence ATGTTCCGACCGCAGGACGATTTTACGTATCTGATGCCGGTCCACTTCGGGGGCGGCAAATTCGACCCGGAAACCCTGGTCACGCAGAAGGCGACCGCCCTCTCCCTCAGTTTCGAGACCGAGAGAGACCTCCTTGAGAACTACATTCCCGAGGGGTTCGAACTCCTGGCGCCCGAGGTGCAGGTTGCGTTCAACAAATTCACCGAGATCAACTGGCTGCACGGCGGCCAGTACAACCTGATCAACGTGGCGGCACCGGTCCGGTTCCACGGGAAGAAGGACGAGCTCGACGGCGCCTACACGCTGGTGGTCTGGGAGAACAAGACCGCACCCATCCTCGGGGGGCGGGAACAGACCGGCATCCCGAAGATCTATGCGGATATCGAAGACCTGCACATCGTCCGGCCCCACTTTGCGACGACCGTCAGCTACGAGGGCAACACCTTCCTCAACATGGACTTCGAGGCCACGGGATCGATCACCGGGCGGGATCTCGATGCCCTGAAGTCGCAGTTCCTCACCATGAACACCCTCGGGTGGCGGTACATCCCGAAAGTCGGCGCTCCGGGAGCGGAACTCTCCCAGTTCGTCCTCTACCCCCAGGGCATGGAGGTGGAGACGGCAGAGGTTGGAAAGGGCAGCCTGAAGTGGACCGAACTGACCCCGATGCAGAGTCCGGCCCAGTACTACATCGTCAACAGCCTCGCGTCCCTGCCGATAAAACGGGTGACGCAGGCGGTACTGGTCGAGGGAAGAGCCATCCTTCGCGCGATGGGCGCGAGGGTGATCGAATAA
- a CDS encoding SDR family NAD(P)-dependent oxidoreductase yields the protein MVDSDYYTGKVCLVTGANSGIGYAISEELLKRGAVVYMAGRSREKVAAAVARLSAYGDRARPLVVDVTKQEQVRKGIEDTAAEAGRLDFLFNNAGVGGTIPFEAATLEDWKAIIDTNIWSVVYGVHAAVPIMLKQGFGHVVNTSSIAGIVPPPFQALYSLTKYGVTGLTESLKYEYADKGLYFSTICPANIATPIFNKGIDGQARGELRIPDDAYPADKAAALILDRVAEHKGIIVVPEEPYTDLWKGYVLGAPEVEERLQQMARERREAFEKGGTYF from the coding sequence ATGGTGGATTCGGATTACTATACGGGCAAGGTCTGCCTCGTCACCGGTGCGAACTCCGGGATCGGGTATGCGATCAGCGAAGAACTCTTAAAACGGGGAGCCGTCGTCTACATGGCCGGCCGCAGCCGGGAGAAGGTTGCCGCGGCCGTCGCCCGGCTCTCCGCCTACGGGGATCGGGCACGCCCGCTTGTTGTGGACGTCACGAAGCAGGAGCAGGTGCGGAAAGGTATCGAGGATACGGCGGCAGAGGCGGGCAGGCTGGATTTCCTCTTCAACAACGCAGGCGTCGGGGGGACCATCCCGTTCGAGGCGGCCACCCTTGAGGACTGGAAGGCGATCATCGACACCAACATCTGGAGCGTCGTCTACGGCGTCCATGCCGCCGTACCGATCATGCTCAAACAGGGGTTCGGGCACGTCGTGAACACCAGTTCGATAGCGGGCATCGTTCCGCCCCCGTTCCAGGCGCTCTACTCCCTGACGAAGTACGGCGTCACCGGCCTTACCGAGAGCCTGAAGTACGAGTATGCGGATAAAGGGCTCTACTTCTCGACGATCTGCCCGGCAAACATCGCGACCCCGATCTTCAACAAGGGGATCGACGGGCAGGCCCGCGGCGAACTGCGGATCCCCGACGACGCGTATCCCGCCGATAAAGCGGCGGCGCTCATCCTTGACCGGGTCGCTGAACATAAGGGGATCATCGTCGTGCCCGAGGAACCCTACACCGACCTCTGGAAGGGGTATGTCCTCGGCGCCCCGGAGGTGGAGGAGCGGTTGCAGCAGATGGCACGCGAGCGGCGGGAAGCGTTCGAGAAGGGCGGGACATACTTCTGA